One window from the genome of Cricetulus griseus strain 17A/GY chromosome 2, alternate assembly CriGri-PICRH-1.0, whole genome shotgun sequence encodes:
- the Casp8ap2 gene encoding CASP8-associated protein 2 isoform X3 — MAADDDNGDGTGLFDVCPASPLKNNDEGSLDIYAGLDSAVSDSTAKSCVSFKNCLDLYEEILTEEGTAKEATYNDLQIEYGKCQVQMKELMKRFKEIQTQNLNLKNENQSLKKNISALIKTARVEINRKDEEINHLHQRLSEFPHFRNNHKAVRTKDSRSRSPHLDDCSKADHRVKSDVHKDVHPTTLQPNVEEEGKSNSEAQNPLHLSTGVEKHCTNNVWSRSHHQVGEGKTNEDNRRVKNGIRHSHCSRGTDRPQKDLNTSCSDSEPRDKEANSRLQGNPEKRGSSEGKAESKSSEIKSSTGLGYKSERSASSWEKETSRERSHTRVESQNDKNLDRQNERLHNMHRKELQSQDKAERKGDVKFKPGEDQGHRGRVERALPPHSKNDTKYGFSKYHPEERRGREDCKRDRGMSSHGFQDRRCSSSLSSNRSSKYMHSKEASVSHQWENTSFKAERHRTEDRRKREREKEESRHVKNDKKSPTEYLQRTNKEAKKSTTDLKRQTEPKNGKGEVSNDEVSKGTGNKECTRKVERGPNEVKSKDLKLSFMEKLNLTLSPAKKQPVCQDNQHQITGVPKPNGMCDSQSSEKTETVACLPSVSKLSTEETKSELPKEALPATSELRISTAENKMKEENRLLVKSVENTVPCEMLVCDTEISFPASAEIEQTRPLLPSMEGEEAGGGARASASVVIDILPGHASEDLGRELKTIGHNDLDSCDISEGVKMKVVLSPKAAVASESLLQPLVEESGITLVNCLGDNNPKLESSLEDIPMVENKPCPLDPCLPKETFVPSPQKTELMDHKIETGESNSIYQDDDNSVLSIDFNHLRPIPEAISPLNSPVRPVAKVLSMETPCVTSQYDNSHKDEFPSNSTHSTFKNLSDLNKENKKPVPKFDKCSEADSRKNVSLDELEDGEIRSDDEKSVAQKHLEKSARPRTSAEVQLGKSSPGNRRSTAHVHKDHKRTVVKLSQDSITSGKRPNESRSSGTERKSKTVSVSSLEKILPLILVPSSVWDVMHMLWMLGKHVRKSYMKFKMKFSLRQFHRIIESAISTFTSLIKYLDLSKICKSVSTVQKSLCEVIESNLKQVKKNGIVDRLFEQQQPDMKRKLWKFVDEQLDYLFEKLKKILVKFCDSVNFGSDNSEGKLGKKYKQRTQHSNCHKGNIINSKEIQREKVLKSENTVNFKSSLRCENFEEKHQDQNNTSSSTVKHDVKRSLSTCPDNTKNSECKEQFLEVNCPSTPKPGKNEGNTMEETHVLQHAGAKPERSFEILTEQQASSLTFNLVSDAQMGEIFKSLLQGSDLLDTGVNGTEKTEWELKTPEKQLLESLKCESAPACTTEELVSEGASPCPKVISDDNWSLLSSEKGPSLSSGLSLPVHPDVLDESCMFEVSSNLALSKDSVYSSEKSKPCISSILLEDLAVSLTVPSPLKSDGHLSFLKPEVLSTSTPEEVISAHFSEDALLEEEDASEQDIHLALESDNSSSKSSCSSWTSRSVAPGFQYHPNLPMHAVIMEKSNDHFIVKIRRAAPSTSPSLKHGMIAEESLTSLPRIEKEADVATEKEPTPFQNTVFKSVEDLDNCDKNVDNSKPTHEEQNSIVQTQVPDIYEFLKDASSKVGHCDQVVDDCFKLHEVWEPKVSENIQELPSMEKIPLSADNLPDTHIDLTKDSATETKNLGELMEVTVLDIDHLECSGTNLDQDAQLIGSSLQPDTIDAFIDLTHDTSNEGKNEGSEPVLAGEGLECQVICIDEDNPKEAKMERASSPAECFVEETCIDLTPESPGSCEIKRHALKSEPPSNLNCLELPGTLGNFQKKRKNSPVLNHSSQKKQRKETDLNSNEKTKRLSQNSDRTGDAHRKQASKKRESAVNDNTSLSPEASLGVKGSATALATFPTSLSAKNVIKKKGEIIVSWTRNDDREILLECQKRMPSLKTFTYLAVKLNKNPNQVSERFQQLKKLFEKSKCR; from the exons ATGGCAGCAGATGATGACAATGGTGATGGAACGGGTTTATTTGATGTCTGTCCTG CCTCTCctcttaaaaataatgatgaagGCTCATTGGACATTTATGCTGGGTTGGACAGTGCTGTTTCTG acagTACTGCTAAATCCTGCGTATCATTCAAAAACTGTTTAGATTTGTACGAAGAGATCCTGACTGAAGAAGGAACTGCAAAGGAAGCAACCTACAATGAC TTGCAGATAGAATATGGCAAATGTCAGGTGCAAATGAAAGAGCTGATGAAAAGGTTTAAGGAAATACAGACACAG AACTtgaacttaaaaaatgaaaaccagtctCTTAAGAAGAATATCTCAGCACTGATCAAAACTGCCAGAGTGGAGATAAACCGTAAGGATGAAGAGATAAATCATCTTCACCAAAG ATTGTCTGAGTTCCCACACTTTCGAAATAACCATAAAGCTGTAAGAACAAAAGATTCAAGATCCAGATCACCCCATTTGGATGATTGTTCAAAGGCTGATCACAGAGTTAAAAGTGATGTTCATAAAGATGTACATCCTACCACTTTACAGCCAAAcgtggaagaggaaggaaaatcaaATTCTGAAGCACAGAATCCTTTACACTTGTCTACTGGTGTTGAAAAACATTGTACTAACAATGTCTGGTCACGTTCTCATCACCAGGTTGGCGAAGGCAAAACAAATGAGGATAATCGAAGAGTGAAGAATGGCATTAGACATAGCCATTGTAGCAGAGGAACTGACAGACCACAGAAAGATTTGAATACCAGCTGTAGTGACAGTGAACCAAGGGACAAAGAGGCTAATTCCAGACTACAAGGAAACCCTGAGAAACGTGGAAGCAGTGAAGGAAAGGCTGAGAGCAAAAGTTCAGAGATTAAAAGTAGCACTGGTTTGGGATATAAAAGTGAGCGCAGTGCCTCTTCTTGGGAAAAAGAGACTTCTAGAGAAAGGTCACACACTCGAGTGGAatctcaaaatgacaaaaatctaGACAGACAAAATGAGAGATTACACAATATGCACAGAAAAGAGCTTCAGTCTCAggacaaagcagaaagaaaaggtgaTGTGAAGTTTAAACCAGGAGAGGACCAGGGGCACCGGGGACGAGTGGAGCGGGCGTTGCCCCCTCATTCCAAGAATGACACGAAATATGGCTTTAGTAAATATCAtccagaagagaggaggggaagagaagattGTAAAAGAGATAGAGGGATGAGCAGTCATGGCTTTCAAGATAGAAGATGTTCTTCTTCTCTTTCGAGCAACAGAAGTAGCAAATACATGCACTCCAAGGAAGCCAGTGTTTCACACCAGTGGGAAAATACATCTTTCAAAGCAGAAAGACATAGGACTGAggacaggaggaaaagagaacgagaaaaagaagaaagtaggcacgtgaaaaatgacaaaaaatcaCCTACAGAATATTTGCAAAGGACTAATAAAGAAGCTAAGAAAAGCACTACTGATTTAAAGAGACAGACTGAGCCAAAAAATGGTAAAGGTGAAGTTTCTAATGATGAGGTTTCTAAAGGAACAGGCAATAAAGAATGTACAAGGAAAGTTGAGAGAGGACCAAATGAAGTAAAAAGCAAAGACTTAAAGTTAAGTTTCATGGAAAAATTGAACTTAACTCTTTCTCCTGCTAAAAAGCAGCCTGTTTGTCAAGATAACCAGCATCAAATAACTGGTGTTCCCAAGCCTAATGGCATGTGTGACTCACAATCCTCAGAGAAGACTGAAACAGTGGCATGTCTTCCCTCTGTCAGTAAACTTAGTACAGAGGAAACCAAGTCAGAGTTACCAAAGGAGGCTCTTCCAGCAACATCTGAACTCAGGATCAGCactgcagaaaacaaaatgaaggaagaaaatagatTGTTAGTGAAATCTGTTGAGAACACTGTGCCTTGTGAAATGCTTGTTTGTGACACGGAAATTTCCTTCCCAGCCTCTGCAGAGATAGAACAAACAAGACCCTTGCTTCCATCAATGGAAGGGGAAGAGGCGGGTGGTGGTGCAAGGGCCTCAGCTTCTGTGGTGATTGACATATTACCAGGACATGCTTCTGAAGACTTAGGCCGAGAATTGAAGACCATAGGACATAATGATTTGGATTCTTGTGATATTTCTGAAGGTGTAAAAATGAAGGTGGTTCTTTCACCAAAAGCAGCTGTAGCCAGTGAGAGCCTTCTGCAACCTTTGGTTGAAGAATCTGGCATTACACTAGTAAACTGTTTGGGAGACAATAATCCTAAACTTGAATCTTCTCTTGAAGATATACCTATGGTTGAGAATAAACCTTGTCCTTTGGATCCTTGTTTACCTAAAGAGACTTTTGTACCTTCACCACAGAAGACTGAGTTGATGGaccacaaaatagaaactggAGAATCAAATTCAATATATCAAGATGATGATAACTCCGTTTTAAGCATTGACTTTAATCATCTGAGACCTATTCCAGAAGCCATCAGCCCTTTGAATAGTCCAGTGAGACCGGTAGCAAAAGTTCTTAGCATGGAGACCCCTTGTGTAACTTCACAGTATGATAACAGTCATAAAG ATGAGTTTCCCTCCAATTCAACTCATTCTACCTTCAAGAATCTGTCtgatctaaataaagaaaataaaaaaccagtTCCCAAATTTGACAAATGTTCAGAAGCAGACTCTCGTAAGAATGTATCCTTAGATGAATTAGAAGACGGTGAGATTAGAAGTGATGATGAAAAGTCTGTAGCACAGAAACACTTGGAAAAGAGTGCAAGACCTAGAACTTCTGCTGAGGTGCAGTTGGGTAAAAGCAGCCCAGGAAACAGGAGGAGCACTGCACATGTACATAAGGACCACAAACGGACTGTTGTAAAACTCTCTCAGGACAGCATCACATCTGGTAAAAGACCAAATGAATCTAGGTCCTCAGGCactgaaagaaaaagtaaaacagtGAGTGTCTCCAGCTTGGAAAAGATCCTTCCACTTATTCTTGTACCCTCTTCTGTATGGGATGTTATGCATATGTTATGGATGCTAGGAAAACATGTAAGGAAAAGTTACATGAAATTCAAGATGAAATTTTCATTAAGACAATTTCATAGAATTATTGAGTCAGCAATTTCGACTTTCACATCCCTAATTAAATACCTTGACTTGTCCAAGATCTGTAAATCAGTAAGTACTGTACAAAAGAGTCTTTGTGAGGTTATAGAATCTAACCTTAAACAGGTGAAGAAGAATGGAATAGTCGACCGCTTATTTGAACAGCAACAAccagatatgaaaagaaaattgtGGAAGTTTGTAGATGAACAACTTGATTATTTGTTTGAAAAGCTTAAGAAAATCTTAGTAAAGTTTTGTGATTCTGTAAACTTTGGAAGTGACAATAGTGAAGGAAAACTtggaaaaaaatataaacagagaaCCCAACATTCAAATTGTCATAAGGGGAATATAATTAACagcaaagaaatacagagagaaaaagtgCTAAAATCAGAAAATACTGTGAATTTTAAATCTTCACTGAGATGtgaaaattttgaagaaaaacatCAAGACCAAAATAATACCAGTAGTAGTACAGTAAAGCATGATGTAAAAAGAAGTTTAAGCACTTGTCCTGATAACACAAAGAACTCTGAATGTAAAGAACAGTTTTTGGAAGTGAACTGCCCAAGCACCCCCAAACCAgggaaaaatgaaggaaataccATGGAAGAGACACATGTGTTACAGCATGCAGGTGCTAAGCCAGAGCGGAGCTTTGAGATCCTTACTGAGCAGCAGGCATCCAGCCTTACTTTTAACTTAGTGAGTGATGCACAGATGGgtgaaatatttaaaagtttgcTGCAAGGTTCTGATCTGTTGGACACTGGTGTTAATGGTACTGAAAAGACAGAGTGGGAATTAAAGACTCCAGAGAAGCAGCTGCTTGAGAGTCTCAAGTGTGAATCTGCACCAGCTTGTACAACAGAAGAGCTGGTTTCAGAAGGGGCTTCTCCATGCCCAAAGGTGATCAGTGATGATAATTGGTCTTTATTATCATCTGAGAAGGGTCCATCTCTATCTTCAGGGCTTTCACTGCCAGTTCATCCTGATGTATTAGATGAAAGTTGTATGTTTGAAGTATCTTCTAACCTAGCTTTAAGTAAAGATAGTGTATACAGCTCAGAAAAGAGTAAACCCTGCATCTCTTCCATACTCTTAGAAGATCTTGCAGTCTCTCTAACAGTACCGTCACCTCTGAAGTCAgatggccatttgagtttcttaaaACCTGAAGTTTTGTCAACTTCAACTCCTGAAGAAGTTATTAGTGCACATTTTAGTGAAGATGCTTTGCTTGAGGAAGAAGATGCATCTGAACAGGACATCCATCTAGCTCTGGAATCTGATAACTCAAGCAGTAAGTCAAGCTGTTCATCATGGACAAGCCGGTCTGTTGCTCCAGGCTTTCAGTACCACCCTAATCTGCCTATGCATGCTGTCATAATGGAAAAGTCCAATGATCATTTCATTGTGAAAATACGGCGTGCAGCACCATCTACCTCCCCTAGCCTTAAACATGGTATGATAGCTGAGGAGTCATTGACATCTTTGCCTAGAATTGAAAAGGAAGCTGATGTGGCAACAGAGAAAGAACCTACTCCATTTCAGAATACAGTTTTTAAGTCTGTCGAGGACTTGGACAATTGTGACAAAAATGTTGATAACAGCAAACCAACTCATGAAGAACAGAACTCTATAGTACAAACACAGGTTCCTGATATATATGAATTTCTTAAAGATGCTTCAAGTAAGGTAGGGCATTGTGATCAAGTGGTTGATGATTGTTTCAAGTTGCATGAAGTATGGGAACCAAAAGTTTCTGAGAACATTCAAGAATTGCCTTCAATGGAAAAAATCCCACTTTCAGCTGATAATCTTCCTGATACACACATAGATCTAACAAAAGATTCAGCCACTGAGACTAAAAACTTGGGGGAGCTAATGGAAGTAACAGTTTTAGATATTGACCACTTGGAATGTTCTGGAACCAACTTAGATCAAGATGCACAGCTAATTGGTAGTTCTTTACAGCCTGATACTATAGATGCTTTTATTGATTTGACACATGATACTTCAAATGAGGGTAAAAATGAAGGTAGTGAACCTGTGTTAGCTGGTGAAGGCTTGGAATGCCAGGTAATATGTATAGATGAGGATAACCCCAAAGAAGCAAAGATGGAACGGGCAAGCAGTCCTGCAGAATGCTTTGTTGAAGAAACATGTATTGATTTGACCCCAGAGTCTCCTGGCTCATGTGAAATAAAGAGACATGCTTTAAAATCAGAGCCACCATCAAATTTGAATTGCTTAGAGTTGCCTGGGACTCTGggtaattttcaaaagaagagaaaaaacagtCCTGTTTTGAATCACTCttctcagaaaaaacaaagaaaggaaacagacttAAACAGTAATGAAAAGACTAAGAGACTTTCTCAGAATTCTGATAGAACTGGTGATGCTCAcagaaagcaagccagcaagaAAAGGGAATCTGCAGTAAATGACAACACATCCTTGTCACCAGAGGCCAGCCTAGGGGTGAAGGGTTCAGCAACAGCACTTGCTACTTTTCCAACAAGTCTTTCTGCAAAGAATGTTAtcaaaaagaagggagaaattatAGTTTCATGGACAAG AAATGATGACCGAGAAATTTTACTGGAATGTCAGAAAAGAATGCCATCCCTGAAAACTTTTACATATTTAGCTGTCAAGCTGAATAAAAATCCAAATCAG gttTCAGAGAGGTTCCAGCAGCTGAAGAAGCTCTTTGAGAAGTCAAAATGCAGGTAG